A window of the Ostrea edulis chromosome 1, xbOstEdul1.1, whole genome shotgun sequence genome harbors these coding sequences:
- the LOC125679965 gene encoding CDAN1-interacting nuclease 1-like produces MKLSVYNSIVEIMHKHKSRDCLPLIVEKYPDFSLSTIGSIYAQDYQKKMRKTHHIHYNPAKMELYYEQYLRGVGNKERHVLLRLANEIELSPALLARIVLERHLSTTKYEGENPPRSYVTKLMKDISLISDPLLASEIHECLVSDDHYGAHVDNIKQSIGHEYEFKLNRILDTLNLAYIGEDQMRTRGFDKTPDVKLEVPFSVDGHVINWIESKASFGDEYSHKGYLKDQFWSYWNRFGPGMVIYWFGFIEELDTDREKGIILSDKFPDNIVRLNPNSVIK; encoded by the coding sequence atgaaactCTCAGTGTACAACTCAATTGTTGAAATAATGCACAAACACAAATCAAGGGATTGCTTACCCCTGATTGTTGAAAAATATCCTGACTTTTCTTTATCTACGATTGGAAGTATATACGCTCAAGATTATCagaaaaaaatgagaaaaacaCACCATATTCATTACAATCCCGCAAAAATGGAATTATACTACGAGCAATATTTGAGAGGGGTTGGCAATAAGGAAAGGCACGTGCTGCTGAGGTTAGCCAATGAAATAgaattatcacctgcattgtTAGCGAGGATTGTTTTAGAAAGACATCTTTCGACAACGAAATACGAAGGAGAAAATCCACCTAGGAGTTATGTAACTAAGTTAATGAAAGACATTTCTCTAATCAGTGACCCATTACTGGCGTCAGAGATCCACGAGTGTCTTGTCAGTGATGATCATTATGGAGCACATGTTGACAACATTAAACAATCCATTGGACATGAGTATGAATTTAAACTGAATAGAATTTTGGATACGCTGAATTTAGCATACATTGGCGAGGATCAAATGAGAACTAGAGGTTTTGATAAAACCCCCGATGTCAAACTGGAGGTCCCTTTCAGTGTGGATGGTCATGTGATTAACTGGATTGAAAGTAAAGCTTCATTTGGAGATGAGTATAGTCATAAAGGTTATCTGAAGGACCAGTTCTGGAGCTACTGGAATAGATTTGGTCCAGGAATGGTCATCTATTGGTTTGGATTTATTGAAGAACTTGATACTGACAGGGAAAAAGGAATTATTCTGAGTGATAAATTCCCAGATAATATTGTGAGATTGAATCCTAATTCTGTAATCAAATGA